A stretch of Lactuca sativa cultivar Salinas chromosome 6, Lsat_Salinas_v11, whole genome shotgun sequence DNA encodes these proteins:
- the LOC111890843 gene encoding V-type proton ATPase subunit E, with translation MNDADVSKQIQQMVRFIRQEAEEKANEISVSAEEEFNIEKLQIVEAEKKKIRQEYERKQKQVEVRKKIEYSMQLNASRIKVLQAQDDLVNAMREAASKDLLNVSHHKFHQHHNYSGLLKGLIVQGLLRLKEPSVLMRCRKEDLHIVESVLDDAKAEYAEKAKVHEPEVVVDTIHLPSGPSHDDPHALSCSGGVVLASRDGKIVFENSLDARLDVAFRGKLPEIRRLLFSQVAA, from the exons ATGAACGATGCGGATGTCTCCAAGCAGATTCAGCAGATGGTCAGATTCATCCGCCAAGAAGCGGAGGAAAAAGCCAACGAGATCTCCGTTTCCGCCGAAGAA GAATTTAACATCGAGAAATTGCAAATAGTGGAGgcagagaagaagaagatccgaCAAGAGTATGAACGCAAACAGAAGCAAGTTGAAGTTAGAAAGAAAAT TGAATACTCCATGCAACTCAATGCTTCTCGGATCAAGGTTCTTCAAGCACAAGATGACTTGGTTAATGCCATGAGAGAGGCAGCATCAAAGGATCTTTTGAATGTGAGTCATCACAAGTTTCATCAACATCATAACTATTCAGGACTCTTGAAAGGTCTCATTGTTCAG GGTTTACTGAGATTGAAAGAACCATCTGTGTTAATGAGATGTCGTAAAGAAGATTTGCATATAGTGGAATCAGTTCTTGATGATGCAAAAGCAGAATATGCAGAGAAAGCAAAAGTTCATGAACCTGAAGTTGTTGTTGACACAATCCACCTTCCATCTGGCCCTTCTCATGATGACCCTCATGCTCTTTcctg CTCTGGAGGTGTAGTTTTGGCTTCTAGAGATGGTAAAATTGTGTTTGAAAACTCTCTTGATGCTCGTTTGGATGTTGCATTCCGTGGGAAGCTTCCTGag ATCCGAAGGTTGTTGTTTAGCCAGGTGGCTGCTTAA